A window of the Lysinibacillus irui genome harbors these coding sequences:
- a CDS encoding LysR family transcriptional regulator: MIGKLDLYRVFSVVAKNNSFSRAAKDLYMTQPAVSQAMMQLEKELGTRLFNRTPKGVTLTTEGSLLFEYTNSALGLLDAGEEKLLEFKNLTTGQLKIGVGDTISRFFLMPYLEAFHTMYPNIKLQMLNGTTSEICNFIKSGEVDIGFCNFPIEDSTLQLTVCTDIQDIFVCGEKYKTLSSKSLRYEDLLKFPLIFLEKKSNSRKYVEDYLLARGIYIEPEFELGSHDLVLEFARSNLGIACVTKEFSKDYLQRGHLYELTLKESIPARSIGMCYLKTVPLSRAATKFVEIIESKSLNTRRTIRKA, encoded by the coding sequence ATGATAGGGAAATTAGATTTATATCGCGTTTTTAGTGTTGTAGCAAAAAATAATAGCTTTTCGAGGGCTGCTAAGGATTTATACATGACACAGCCAGCTGTTAGTCAGGCTATGATGCAATTGGAGAAAGAGCTCGGTACACGTCTTTTTAATCGGACCCCGAAAGGTGTGACTTTGACCACAGAGGGCAGCCTACTTTTCGAATATACAAATTCAGCTTTAGGACTTCTAGATGCTGGAGAAGAGAAGTTACTGGAATTTAAAAATTTAACGACAGGGCAATTAAAGATTGGGGTAGGAGATACCATTTCACGCTTCTTTTTAATGCCTTATTTAGAAGCGTTTCATACTATGTATCCGAATATTAAATTACAGATGCTAAATGGTACAACCTCTGAGATTTGTAATTTTATTAAATCAGGTGAGGTAGATATAGGATTTTGTAATTTTCCAATAGAAGATTCTACTTTACAGTTAACAGTATGCACAGATATTCAAGATATCTTTGTCTGCGGGGAGAAGTATAAAACACTATCATCTAAAAGTTTACGCTATGAGGATCTGTTGAAATTCCCACTTATTTTCCTTGAGAAAAAATCAAATTCACGAAAATATGTAGAAGATTATCTCCTTGCAAGAGGGATCTATATTGAACCAGAGTTTGAGCTAGGCTCCCACGATCTAGTGCTAGAGTTTGCCCGTAGTAACCTCGGCATTGCGTGTGTAACAAAGGAGTTTTCAAAGGATTATCTTCAACGAGGTCACCTCTACGAATTAACCTTAAAGGAAAGTATCCCGGCAAGAAGTATTGGTATGTGTTATTTGAAAACAGTACCTCTTTCTAGAGCCGCGACAAAATTTGTCGAAATCATTGAATCAAAAAGTTTGAATACGAGAAGGACAATCAGGAAAGCTTAG
- a CDS encoding LysR family transcriptional regulator: MQFDALKTFVTLVEVNNFTKTSELLHISQPSVSLHIKNLEQELQTTLFIRSPKSVQITPTGEILYKRAKQIMAIAEAAREDIAAYHQEVQGTLVIGASFTIGEYILPPIIAGLQQQFPQLELQVIIGNTKEIIQYTKLLQVDIGLIEGQAHDNELLIKPFMKDELFIVSASNHPLTREQPITADKLQQQSWVAREEGSGTRYYLDHLFRANGLQIHSLLTISSNQGVKESVIQGLGLSLLSACVIERELKNGDMTILPLEGQHFMRTFSYLCSPTVKNKRNVDILIDVLKKKA; this comes from the coding sequence ATGCAATTCGACGCTTTAAAAACTTTCGTCACACTAGTTGAGGTGAATAACTTTACGAAAACCTCTGAATTACTTCATATTTCTCAACCAAGTGTTAGTCTACACATTAAAAATCTAGAGCAGGAATTACAGACAACCTTATTTATTCGTTCACCTAAGTCTGTACAAATTACACCAACTGGTGAAATTCTTTATAAAAGAGCTAAACAAATCATGGCTATTGCGGAAGCAGCGAGAGAAGACATAGCAGCCTACCATCAAGAAGTCCAAGGTACACTAGTAATAGGGGCGAGTTTTACGATTGGAGAATATATATTGCCTCCCATCATAGCAGGCTTGCAGCAGCAGTTCCCTCAGCTTGAGCTTCAAGTTATTATTGGCAATACAAAAGAAATCATTCAATATACAAAATTATTGCAAGTTGATATTGGTCTCATAGAAGGGCAGGCTCATGATAATGAACTATTGATTAAACCATTTATGAAGGATGAGCTATTTATTGTCAGTGCCAGCAATCATCCTCTCACAAGGGAACAACCTATTACTGCTGACAAACTTCAACAGCAAAGTTGGGTTGCACGTGAAGAAGGGTCTGGAACACGCTATTATTTAGATCATTTATTCAGAGCAAATGGTCTACAGATTCATTCCCTTTTGACTATTAGCAGTAATCAAGGGGTCAAGGAGAGCGTTATCCAAGGACTTGGACTTTCCCTGCTGTCTGCCTGTGTGATTGAACGTGAATTAAAAAATGGCGATATGACCATTTTGCCACTTGAAGGACAGCATTTTATGCGGACATTTTCTTATCTTTGCTCACCAACCGTGAAAAATAAACGCAATGTCGACATTCTCATTGATGTATTAAAAAAGAAAGCTTAG